A section of the Verrucomicrobiota bacterium genome encodes:
- the rpsS gene encoding 30S ribosomal protein S19, whose protein sequence is MGRSIKKGPFVDGHLMEKIQKLNAAGAKKPIKTWSRRSMITPEFVGHTFNVHNGKIFNPVFVTENMVGHRLGEFSLTRIFKKHGAHTAKAEAK, encoded by the coding sequence ATGGGACGTTCAATTAAAAAAGGGCCGTTTGTCGATGGCCATCTGATGGAGAAAATCCAGAAGCTCAATGCGGCTGGCGCCAAGAAGCCGATCAAGACGTGGTCGCGGCGGTCGATGATCACGCCGGAGTTCGTGGGGCACACGTTCAACGTGCACAATGGCAAGATTTTTAATCCGGTGTTCGTCACGGAAAACATGGTGGGCCATCGACTCGGTGAGTTTTCGTTGACCCGCATATTCAAGAAACACGGCGCTCACACGGCCAAGGCCGAAGCAAAATAA